A region of the Drosophila subpulchrella strain 33 F10 #4 breed RU33 chromosome 3L, RU_Dsub_v1.1 Primary Assembly, whole genome shotgun sequence genome:
TGGCATCCTCCAGACCCACGTGCTCCAGAAGATCGTCGGTATCCCGCAGGGACTTCACCCTCAGCTGGATAATATGCGATGAGTTCTGCAGTTCACCCACGCTGATGATGTCATCCAGGAGCACACTGGTGATCTCCAGGTCCTCAAAGGTGCAGATGTAGCCGGAGCAGGAGACGGGCTCCTCGGGATCGTTGCCTCGGAAAATGTACATGCGCGTCTTCTCCATCAGAGCCAAGAGCAGGGGGTTGTCCTTGGCCCAACTCACGGCCCAAACGTCCTTTCTCTCCACCCGACTGAAGTTGAGTTGGGTTTCCCTATTGTCATCCAGGTCGAGGAGGGTCATCACTCCCATATGATCGATGATGGCAGCACGACTAAGGGTTAGTTTATATAGTACAGATTTCAAGGGACTAAGTAACTACCCACGTGGAATTGCAGTTAATGGCCATCTTGTAGACCTTTGAGTTCATCAGGTGGCGATTCCTTAGAGCCACATTGGCTATGCTGTACTCGTTGATGGCTCCTGATTCCCTGGCCACTAACAGCAGCTTCTCGGATAGGGCCAGTGCACAGATAGGATCACTAATCCCACGCTGTGTGGAGTGACCATCACTACTGCTCAGCATCAAATCCTTGGCCATCTCCACTCCAGTAGGAGTGTCATCGATGTGGAAACGCTTCTCCTTGCGGGCCTTCACATTGTGCAGGGTGGAGGCACTCTGGAGAAAAAGGATAGTTAAGATACCGGGGTAGAGAACCTGAAGAACCCACCTTGGGGGTGTGGTAATGCCAGATGAGGATCTCCTCCTGGGAGGCTATGGCCACATAGCTCGAGTTGATGCCCACAAAACAGGGTCGGATATCCGTGTACTTTGCTGAAATAAAAGGTGTTAAATTGGAATGATCTTATAGTAACCTCCTTAGTACTCACAATCCACAGTGGTTCCAATGGAGTTACAAAGCAACAACTGGTAAACCCTGTCATCCGCAGGATTACTTCGATTCTCCAGGGTACTCAAAGCAATCTCCTTGATATTACTACTAACACACTCCACTCCCAGGACGCAGTGCTCACTACTGGAGGCCAGGCACAAAGTGGGCTCCACCTCCTTGAGGAAACTCTGATTCGAGACGGTGTTCCAGAAGGTGATCACACTCATGGGCGAGTCTCTGGAAACAGAGCCACTGTTCAGGAAAACCACAGTCTTCTCGAAGTAACACCAGATGTAGTCGGGTCGAATGTTGGCAAAGTAGATGAACGAATCCACGGCCATGGCGATGCGAAGGGATTTACCCTCCCAACTGAGCGAGGTGATATCGGTACCTGGAACTTTGAGGGTCCTATAGATCCTGCCCAGCGGCGAGTAGAAGCACACCTGGTTGGAGTCACGCTGCGGAGGAGGGGTTACCGTATCCAAGGTGGTTCCACAAATGGCCAAAACCGTGCCATCATGGTTCCACTTGGCGTCCACGTTGCGCATCCCAGTATCGAAGATTGTGGGGGCTGTAATAGAGTTGGATTGGGTTAGATTTTAATATTCGGAGACCGTATCATAGCCCACCATCATCATTTTCGTTCCTCATGATCTGCACCCTTCCGTTCTCATAGCAAATGGCCAAAACAGGACGTTTCCGACTCTGGGGCATCCTGCCACTGAACCAGCAGATGCTGGCTATGCGATGCCCCCTGGAGGAGGAACCCCCAGTAATGCTCACACACTGGATGTGTAGCTTCATCTGGATTGAAAGAATCAAATTGAGTTggataaagaaaaaatatctTATCTACTCACAGCAAAGTTCCCTTGGTTATCGTACAGATGACACTCCCCGTTGGCCAAGGCAAACAGGATGAGTCGATTATCCGGACTCCATTGAACACCAGTCAGATGAGTTCCCTTGAGCTCCTTGCCAAAGATGCGATTGCCATCCACGGAACCCACTATAATGGCGCCATCCTCGTAGAcaatgcagattctagagccATCCGAGGTCCAACTCATGCTGGCCACCGTGGACTTTTTCCTGTCGTTGGTCATCTCCTCGTACCAGGATCCCTTGTACAGCATCCACACCATGATCACCCCGTCCGTGTCCGAGGAGGTCAGCTTCTGCTGGGCATCGTTCCAGGTGACCACCCTCACCGACTCCTTGTGACCATCCAGCGTTTGGTTCATGGACAGATTGGAGACGGCGGCCAGGCCACCTTTATTTTGGCCATTGGGTGAAGCTAAAGATTGAAGATTAATATTTCAAGTATGTTTAATTTCAGTTGTGGTATAGTCATGTTGATAGTTATAGGTTAATTAATTGGGACGCGAGGGTTTACACTTGTATTAATCATTTTTCAGAACTGTATATCTTGATCTTgacattaataaaatatttcattaaatcGTATACACACTAGTTGGAGAGATTAAGAGCGGGTGATAAACCGAAATGGTAGACTGCAAAGTACTCAAAACAAGTAGATAGATACTACCTGTTAGTAGGTACCTTCTTCAAACCCAGATCTTGCAGACTTACCCTGATCCAACTTCAGGACCTTGAGCAGTCCATCCGTGCCGGCCACTGCAATATAGCCCTCCTCTTTGTTCCAGGCAATGCAATTGAGCTTGACATTGTTGGGTATGGCAATCTAGGGATCAAGGCCTTATAAGTTATTATTTATCCACCTTAAACTAAGGCAATACCTACCTTTTTGCTGAGATAAACAAACATCTTTGGGCTAAAATTGCACCTGTCTTTCCTTTAACTATTTTTCAGCATTTGCTGTGGCAACCAAACGAAATGGTTCCCATGGCGACTTCAAGTACAGTTTGGATGGGTTTATATTATAGCCACGCACTGCTCAGCTGGCTAAAATACAAAGCCTGTTTTGTGGCCATAAAGTGGTTTAATTGGTATTTGTGGTAAATGGTGGAGAAGAACCTGTTGCCACATTTTGCTATCGAAGCACCTGTATGTTATCGAAGGCGGATCTTTCAAATACCGATGAATAAAATAGAATATCtatttatgtttatatttataaattgaagatcttaaaacaaacatatctattttgaaatttatagAGCATGTTCACTTAATTTTATAGattattaattataagaaGGTCAGAGTATGCAATCACTTATAAATTGTAGATTGCGTTTACTGTCAACTGATATCTGATATATTTATAAGGCCACCTTTCAAAAAGTAGTCCAgcccaaataaaataaataactgtCCAATATGACACCTAATCGATTTACGAAAGTCACAAATTGCGGGGATAGTTAAACAAGCTTATCAAACCAATAAGTTGGGTGGCAAGACCATAAAGATAGAGAAAAGCCATGCCATAAAGGAGACCCCAATTAAAGTTCCACATTGTATCACTATTATAAATAGTATACTTGTTACAAATATTACTAGTAATATATTAACACtaaattcatttaaatcaCAGAAAGACAAAGTGCATATTAGGCCAATCGAATTCCCCTCTTCAGCAATTCGTGGGCCATTTTAGTGCCCAGGAACATGTAGACTAGCAGGATGACCACGGACTCAAAGTTGGAGCGATCTTCTGGCTTGAGGAATATGTTCACCCCACCGGTTAATACATTGGCCACCAGGAAGAAAGTCAATCCGTTTTGGTTGAGGGCCTGATTAATGGTAAATGGAACAATGGACCTATCCCTTCCCTTTGCCGGAGAATCTCCTGTCAGCAGACCCTTCTCCTGATCCTCTGAGGGATTCGCTTCCCAAGGCATCACACTGTTGATCACAAGGTCTATGGCTCCAAAGCTGGCCCACAAAGTGGTGCACCCGATGGCCAGCATCCATATGACATAGCCAAGATTGCAGATCACTCGGGAGATTCCTATTGCGTAGGCACAGATGACGAACAAGTTCCAGAGGATCAGCACCAGATAGAAGAGACGCCGCAGCTTCCTGATCAACTCGGAGTAGCTGAGCAGACTGGAGGCCACCATCCAGCGATTCACATAAATGGACAGCAAGTACAAAGCCACAAATCCTGGCAAGGAGACTAGACCCTCGCGATTCGCATTGAACAGATTGGAACGCTCCACATCCTCATTCATCACATAGTCGGAGATGCCCAGGAAACTCAGGCCAAACTGATGAATCAGCAAGAGACCTAGAAGATCAAGTACTAAGTTACCAAGTTCAAGAAAACATGGGTTTATCCACTACCTAAACCCAGAGGCAGCAAATGCAGATCCCTGCGAGCCAGAAGACTGACCATAGCTCCCAGGAACTTGGTAAATCCCAGGGTAAAGAAGGCATTCAGATGCTGCCCGTACTCGTGAGCATCCTGTCCATAGCCCAGTGTCAAAATGGCCACAGTGCGAGCCAATCCCAAGAGGATCAGAGGCATGGCTGAGTATGTCACACTCCTCCGGAGATCCGACAAGTGCCTGGACCTCCGGGACACCATGGCCATGGTGAATACGAACAGACCAATGCCAGTATCCATTAGCTTGGCTCCATACTGCCTGCTCTTCCGATAGGGTCTATAGAAGCTGCCAAAGTCGATGGCCAGGATGCAGATGGCGGTGATCAGGTGGGTGAGGGCACGCAGAACGGACAGGGCCATGGGTCGATTGCCACCCAAATCGAACTGGCTGCGTGTTCGAGCCAGTTCCAAGGCCCTACTCCTCCGCAGGAACCACAAGGTCACCACGAAGATCACCACTCCAATGTAGCTGCTATAATCGACGGCTACTGTAACGAGCAGAATGCAGGGCAGGATGACCAGGGCGAACTCCACCGCATAGCAGAGACTGGGGGAGCCATGGAGACGCAGCCTTTGCGTCACCACTCTGGCCAGGAGGATGCACCAGAAGGTGGTCAGGATCAGCAGCAGGGACTCCCAGCTCTGGACCAGAGTGCCACTCCAGTCCCAGTCGTATTCCTGGCCCAATCCCAGGCGCTCCTCGAGGGTAAGGTTGGCCGGACTAAGAACGGGAATGGGTTCCTCTGCCGCTCGACTGCCCATGGCGACTGGCTAGGCGCTATGGGATACCCCTTGGACTCCCTTACTCGCCAGCGGACTGATAAAACTGGCACTTAATCTGCCTGCTGATAGTCGCCACTTATCGGTAACCGAGTGATAGGCATAGTCATAGCCGTTCGATTCGGGTCtcaataaaaaacacaaaactcGAAATACGAATTAC
Encoded here:
- the LOC119553307 gene encoding WD repeat-containing protein 35; this encodes MFVYLSKKIAIPNNVKLNCIAWNKEEGYIAVAGTDGLLKVLKLDQASPNGQNKGGLAAVSNLSMNQTLDGHKESVRVVTWNDAQQKLTSSDTDGVIMVWMLYKGSWYEEMTNDRKKSTVASMSWTSDGSRICIVYEDGAIIVGSVDGNRIFGKELKGTHLTGVQWSPDNRLILFALANGECHLYDNQGNFAMKLHIQCVSITGGSSSRGHRIASICWFSGRMPQSRKRPVLAICYENGRVQIMRNENDDAPTIFDTGMRNVDAKWNHDGTVLAICGTTLDTVTPPPQRDSNQVCFYSPLGRIYRTLKVPGTDITSLSWEGKSLRIAMAVDSFIYFANIRPDYIWCYFEKTVVFLNSGSVSRDSPMSVITFWNTVSNQSFLKEVEPTLCLASSSEHCVLGVECVSSNIKEIALSTLENRSNPADDRVYQLLLCNSIGTTVDSKYTDIRPCFVGINSSYVAIASQEEILIWHYHTPKSASTLHNVKARKEKRFHIDDTPTGVEMAKDLMLSSSDGHSTQRGISDPICALALSEKLLLVARESGAINEYSIANVALRNRHLMNSKVYKMAINCNSTRAAIIDHMGVMTLLDLDDNRETQLNFSRVERKDVWAVSWAKDNPLLLALMEKTRMYIFRGNDPEEPVSCSGYICTFEDLEITSVLLDDIISVGELQNSSHIIQLRVKSLRDTDDLLEHVGLEDAKQFIEDNPHPRLWRLLAESALKKLELETAENAFVRCAHYPGIKLVKRLRTIHSNELQRAEISAFYGEFEEAEKLYLDADRRDLAIELRMTLCDWFRVVQLYRMGGSGVSDQQMEVAWREIGHHFANLRSWESAREYYEKSHYLEGYMEALYHLEQFDDLEKCVERLPEKSPLLPKLAEMLASVGMCSEAVQAHLRFGDQKAAVSTCVNLRQWGEAVELAQRFQLPQVQTLIAKHAAQLLQEGRLKEAIEMQRNAGRHLDAARLLSQMAEREQERRAPLLRIKKLYVLAALLAEEHLKAVATPEIDYASGRNTLLDSIALEDAAAIERLWHCAEAYHFMLLAQRQLRFGIIHSAVVTAVRLRDYEDVLPPEHIYSLLALASCADRAFGTCSKAFMQLEQLGHLPEATLSKYEELAAGIFAKYDPEDSAGEKVDCYSCGVPVPDSSPACPECNARFPACISSGKPITQPTNNIWICTTCHHCAAPTEISRHRTCPLCHSLIVSMTVEI
- the LOC119553517 gene encoding uncharacterized protein At4g17910; translation: MGSRAAEEPIPVLSPANLTLEERLGLGQEYDWDWSGTLVQSWESLLLILTTFWCILLARVVTQRLRLHGSPSLCYAVEFALVILPCILLVTVAVDYSSYIGVVIFVVTLWFLRRSRALELARTRSQFDLGGNRPMALSVLRALTHLITAICILAIDFGSFYRPYRKSRQYGAKLMDTGIGLFVFTMAMVSRRSRHLSDLRRSVTYSAMPLILLGLARTVAILTLGYGQDAHEYGQHLNAFFTLGFTKFLGAMVSLLARRDLHLLPLGLGLLLIHQFGLSFLGISDYVMNEDVERSNLFNANREGLVSLPGFVALYLLSIYVNRWMVASSLLSYSELIRKLRRLFYLVLILWNLFVICAYAIGISRVICNLGYVIWMLAIGCTTLWASFGAIDLVINSVMPWEANPSEDQEKGLLTGDSPAKGRDRSIVPFTINQALNQNGLTFFLVANVLTGGVNIFLKPEDRSNFESVVILLVYMFLGTKMAHELLKRGIRLA